In Saccharomonospora marina XMU15, one genomic interval encodes:
- the fadD8 gene encoding fatty-acid--CoA ligase FadD8, translating into MTMDMRQPNHLGHLIISALHRHRDKPVLVLGETTLTGRQTAQRVSQYAQAFEALGAGTGASSALLSTNRPEVLLIIGAGQVLGSRRTALHPLGSLDDHAYVLDDAGISTLIIDPVPSFVERARGLLEKVPGLRQVLTIGPVPEALADTGARDLAEVAATFEPRPLEAADLPPDHIVSITYTGGTTGKPKGVIGTAQAMTTMTQIQLAEWEWPRAPKFLVCTPLSHAGAAFFAPTLIKGGSLVVLPRFDPAEVLRTIEEQRITATMLVPTMLYALLDHPDSRTRDLSSLETVYYGAAAINPVRLREAIERFGPIFAQYYGQSEAPMAISYLGKDEHDEARLASCGRPSAFVRTALLDENGNQVAPGEPGEICVAGPLLAGGYWNKPEATAEAFRDGWLHTGDVARQDEDGFLFIVDRVKDMIVTGGFNVFPREVEDVVAAHPAVAQVGVIGTPDEKWGEAVTAVIVLREGHPADEESIAKLTEEIVASVKERKGSVQAPKHVIVADSLPLTALGKPDKKALRETVKLP; encoded by the coding sequence ATGACCATGGACATGAGGCAGCCGAACCACCTTGGCCACCTGATCATCTCGGCCCTGCACCGCCATCGGGACAAGCCCGTGCTGGTACTGGGGGAGACCACTTTGACCGGTCGGCAGACCGCACAGCGGGTCAGCCAGTACGCGCAGGCGTTCGAGGCACTCGGCGCGGGCACCGGTGCCTCGTCGGCCCTGCTGTCCACGAACCGTCCCGAGGTGTTGCTCATCATCGGCGCGGGCCAGGTGCTCGGTTCACGGCGCACCGCGCTGCACCCGCTCGGGTCACTGGACGACCACGCCTACGTGCTCGACGACGCGGGCATCTCCACACTCATCATCGACCCGGTGCCCTCGTTCGTGGAACGTGCGCGGGGACTGCTGGAGAAGGTGCCCGGACTGCGGCAGGTGCTCACCATCGGACCGGTGCCCGAGGCGCTGGCCGATACCGGTGCGCGTGACCTGGCCGAGGTGGCGGCGACCTTCGAGCCGCGACCGCTGGAGGCGGCCGACCTCCCGCCCGACCACATCGTTTCCATCACCTACACCGGCGGCACGACCGGCAAGCCGAAGGGCGTCATCGGCACCGCGCAGGCCATGACCACCATGACACAGATCCAACTCGCCGAGTGGGAATGGCCGAGGGCGCCGAAGTTCCTGGTGTGCACGCCGCTGTCGCACGCGGGCGCGGCGTTCTTCGCACCGACGCTGATCAAGGGCGGTTCGCTGGTGGTGCTGCCGCGGTTCGACCCCGCCGAGGTGCTGCGCACGATCGAGGAGCAGCGCATCACGGCGACCATGCTGGTGCCCACGATGCTGTACGCGCTGCTGGACCACCCCGACTCGCGCACCCGTGACCTGTCGTCGCTGGAAACCGTGTACTACGGCGCCGCCGCCATCAACCCGGTTCGGCTGCGGGAGGCGATCGAGCGGTTCGGCCCCATCTTCGCGCAGTACTACGGACAGTCGGAGGCGCCGATGGCGATCAGCTACCTCGGCAAGGACGAGCACGACGAGGCCCGGCTGGCCTCGTGTGGCCGTCCTTCGGCGTTCGTGCGAACCGCGCTGCTCGACGAGAACGGCAACCAGGTGGCGCCGGGCGAGCCCGGCGAGATCTGCGTGGCCGGGCCGCTGCTGGCAGGTGGCTACTGGAACAAGCCGGAGGCCACGGCGGAGGCCTTCCGGGACGGGTGGCTGCACACCGGTGACGTGGCCAGGCAGGACGAGGACGGCTTCCTGTTCATCGTAGACCGCGTCAAGGACATGATCGTCACCGGCGGGTTCAACGTTTTCCCCCGCGAGGTCGAGGACGTCGTCGCCGCTCACCCTGCCGTAGCGCAGGTCGGCGTGATCGGCACCCCCGACGAGAAGTGGGGTGAGGCCGTCACCGCGGTGATCGTGCTTCGCGAGGGGCACCCGGCCGACGAGGAGTCGATCGCGAAACTCACCGAGGAGATCGTCGCGTCCGTCAAGGAGCGAAAGGGCTCCGTCCAAGCTCCCAAGCATGTGATCGTCGCCGACTCGCTGCCGCTGACCGCTCTGGGCAAACCGGACAAGAAGGCGCTCAGGGAGACCGTGAAGCTCCCATAG
- the pepN gene encoding aminopeptidase N, giving the protein MTQPTGSGESFPSLVENGNLTRREAAARAELVSDVRYRVDLDLTAADDRFRCDATIRFRARSGNTLTFLDFAGSPWFVECNGTTLDTGAYHAERVYVPTVAGENVVRVVGAAAYGRSGVGLHRFRDPEDGQSYLHTRFRPFEAHRVYPCFDQPDLRATLEPVITVDERWRVLANTEPVGEPEPLPGGRALWAFAPTPPLPPYLTTLVAGPFHRVNGRHGDLPLMLCARPGLSEELESAAEELFELIGHGLDHYERLLKRPYPFAKYDHVFVPECAVSAAEHPGCVVVDENLLFCGATATATRRRRRAEVLLRAMAHMWFGGLVGIRWWNGLWLREGMATMLAAQAQQAVTPFGTGWPQFEQRVRARARHADRLPTSRPVAEDVPDTGTARASFDAIARDKGASVLLQLADHVGWEGFVDGLGRFVEHHAWSTADPDHLLASLRSATATDLTEWAEEWLAQPGVDVVEVFRPGSGATAVHLSDPPPHPRRLQPRIGCYTSDGPGLRLRHNTVLHLDRRGSVRAPCRAADLVLPNDDGRTHIKVRLDPASRRALLNAIATLADPTARAVAWGALWDDVLDARLAARVFVATVLRHAPLEKDAESLRLLCGRAVVAAIDYGERSNTAPLLHAMHTHLRGELDLATGLDRQLALADALLRSAAAEHDSLLYDMALRRPPWQELTIDRNLRWRALLRLSAHGRPVEDLVAAELAAEPRSDGRRRALSVEAARPRPSAKEQSWHRVFSGAHSLAERQAIMAGFRQPGQEDVLTPYAERYFTVLESVWQAEGPECARSVARGLYPRVTDAEQEVLARTDDVLQRGRLPQELLRVLLEQRGELALARAARARDAVRTRAG; this is encoded by the coding sequence ATGACGCAGCCGACCGGTTCGGGGGAGAGTTTTCCGAGCCTCGTCGAGAATGGCAACCTGACAAGGCGCGAAGCGGCCGCCCGAGCCGAGTTGGTGTCGGACGTGCGCTACCGGGTGGACCTTGATCTGACCGCGGCCGACGACCGGTTCCGTTGCGACGCCACGATCCGGTTCCGCGCGCGCAGCGGAAACACGCTGACCTTCCTCGACTTCGCGGGCAGCCCGTGGTTCGTCGAGTGCAACGGAACGACCCTTGACACAGGGGCATACCACGCCGAACGCGTCTATGTGCCCACCGTGGCGGGCGAGAACGTGGTGCGCGTGGTTGGCGCGGCTGCGTACGGACGGTCGGGTGTGGGCCTGCACCGCTTCCGCGACCCCGAGGACGGGCAGTCTTACCTGCACACGAGGTTCCGGCCGTTCGAAGCCCACCGCGTGTACCCCTGCTTCGACCAGCCGGATCTGCGGGCGACGCTGGAGCCCGTGATCACCGTGGACGAGCGGTGGCGGGTGCTGGCCAACACCGAGCCGGTCGGTGAACCCGAACCGTTGCCGGGCGGTCGCGCGCTGTGGGCGTTCGCCCCCACTCCGCCGTTGCCTCCGTACCTCACCACTCTGGTGGCAGGGCCGTTTCACCGGGTCAACGGTCGCCACGGCGATCTTCCGCTCATGTTGTGCGCCCGTCCGGGACTGTCCGAGGAGTTGGAGTCGGCCGCCGAGGAACTGTTCGAGTTGATCGGCCACGGCTTGGACCACTACGAGCGGCTGCTGAAGCGGCCCTACCCGTTCGCGAAGTACGACCACGTCTTCGTGCCCGAGTGCGCGGTTTCCGCTGCCGAACACCCGGGGTGTGTCGTCGTCGACGAGAACCTGCTCTTCTGCGGCGCTACGGCGACTGCCACCAGGCGGCGACGGCGGGCCGAGGTGCTACTGCGGGCCATGGCGCACATGTGGTTCGGGGGTCTGGTCGGTATTCGTTGGTGGAACGGGCTGTGGCTGCGGGAGGGCATGGCCACGATGCTGGCCGCGCAGGCGCAACAGGCGGTGACCCCGTTCGGCACGGGCTGGCCGCAGTTCGAGCAGCGCGTCCGTGCGCGGGCGCGGCACGCGGACCGGCTGCCCACCAGCCGGCCGGTTGCCGAGGACGTTCCCGATACCGGCACGGCGAGGGCGAGCTTCGATGCGATCGCACGCGACAAGGGTGCCTCGGTGCTGCTTCAGCTCGCCGACCACGTCGGCTGGGAGGGCTTCGTCGATGGCCTGGGCCGCTTTGTCGAGCACCACGCGTGGAGCACGGCAGACCCCGACCACCTACTCGCGTCGCTGCGGTCGGCCACGGCCACCGATCTGACCGAGTGGGCCGAGGAGTGGTTGGCGCAACCCGGGGTGGACGTCGTTGAGGTGTTCCGCCCGGGTTCCGGGGCGACAGCCGTGCACTTGAGCGACCCGCCTCCGCATCCCAGGCGGCTGCAACCACGGATCGGCTGCTACACCAGTGACGGCCCCGGGTTGCGACTGCGGCACAACACCGTGCTGCACCTCGACCGGCGTGGCTCCGTACGAGCACCGTGTCGGGCGGCTGATCTGGTGCTGCCCAACGACGACGGGCGCACCCACATCAAGGTGCGCCTCGACCCGGCTTCCCGGCGTGCGCTGCTGAACGCGATAGCCACACTCGCCGATCCGACCGCGCGTGCCGTGGCTTGGGGTGCGCTGTGGGACGACGTGCTTGACGCGCGGCTGGCCGCCCGCGTGTTCGTGGCGACCGTGCTGAGGCACGCACCGCTGGAGAAGGACGCCGAGTCGCTGCGGCTGCTGTGTGGCCGCGCGGTGGTCGCGGCAATCGACTACGGCGAACGCTCCAACACCGCGCCGCTGCTGCACGCGATGCACACTCACCTGCGGGGCGAGTTGGACCTGGCAACGGGACTCGACCGGCAGCTCGCCCTGGCCGATGCGCTGCTCCGCTCCGCGGCAGCCGAGCACGACAGCCTGCTGTACGACATGGCGCTGCGCCGCCCACCATGGCAGGAACTGACGATCGACAGGAATCTTCGCTGGCGGGCGCTGCTGCGGCTGTCCGCTCACGGCCGCCCGGTGGAGGACCTCGTCGCCGCCGAACTGGCGGCCGAACCTCGTTCGGACGGCCGAAGACGCGCGCTGTCGGTCGAGGCCGCACGGCCGCGACCCTCGGCCAAGGAGCAGTCGTGGCACCGCGTGTTCAGTGGTGCTCACTCCTTGGCCGAGCGCCAGGCGATCATGGCAGGGTTTCGCCAGCCCGGCCAGGAGGACGTCCTGACGCCGTACGCGGAGCGCTACTTCACGGTTTTAGAGTCCGTGTGGCAGGCGGAGGGGCCCGAGTGCGCTCGCAGCGTGGCACGCGGCCTCTATCCACGGGTCACCGACGCCGAGCAGGAGGTGCTCGCCCGAACCGACGACGTCCTACAGCGGGGCAGGCTGCCCCAGGAACTGTTGCGTGTCCTGCTCGAACAGCGAGGGGAACTGGCGCTCGCACGGGCAGCCAGAGCGCGGGACGCGGTGCGCACCCGTGCCGGGTGA
- the pqqB gene encoding pyrroloquinoline quinone biosynthesis protein PqqB yields the protein MLLRCLGVAAGGGYPQWNCACTGCRKARERPGAASFHAGLAVSGTGQRWFLLNATPDVHHQIAATPSLHPGPGVRDTPVAGVLLSDAEFDHTIGLLVLREGSPLSVYATPPVLDALGSDFPVSELLADYAELSWRELRTGDTVELDEQLQVTAFPTGSKPPRYVRHPKPFADWEIGFHLRDTVTGGTAVYAPTVPRWDADFAARLDGVDCVMIDGTFFTDDEMTRGNTGTRRGRDMGHLAVGGADGSLRMLARLPAKRKVYTHVNNTNPILDPESPEHQLLTKMGVEVGRAGLEVEL from the coding sequence ATGTTGCTGCGTTGCCTGGGCGTCGCCGCCGGTGGTGGTTATCCACAGTGGAACTGCGCGTGCACCGGCTGCCGCAAGGCACGGGAGCGGCCCGGCGCCGCATCGTTTCACGCGGGCCTCGCCGTCTCCGGCACGGGGCAGCGCTGGTTCCTGCTCAACGCCACCCCCGACGTGCACCACCAGATCGCGGCCACCCCGTCCCTGCACCCGGGGCCGGGGGTGCGCGACACCCCGGTGGCGGGCGTGCTGCTCAGCGACGCCGAGTTCGACCACACCATCGGCCTGCTCGTACTGCGGGAAGGATCGCCGCTGTCGGTGTACGCGACGCCGCCCGTACTCGACGCACTCGGCAGCGACTTCCCGGTCAGCGAACTTCTCGCCGACTATGCCGAGCTGTCATGGCGCGAGCTGCGCACCGGCGACACCGTGGAACTCGACGAGCAGCTGCAGGTCACAGCGTTCCCGACAGGCAGCAAACCACCACGCTACGTCCGCCATCCCAAGCCGTTCGCCGACTGGGAGATCGGCTTCCACCTGCGGGATACCGTCACCGGCGGCACCGCCGTGTACGCCCCGACGGTGCCGCGCTGGGACGCCGACTTCGCGGCGCGGCTCGACGGCGTGGACTGTGTGATGATCGACGGCACCTTCTTCACCGACGACGAGATGACGCGCGGCAACACCGGAACCCGTCGCGGCCGCGACATGGGGCACCTTGCCGTCGGCGGCGCCGACGGTTCGCTGCGTATGCTCGCCCGGCTGCCCGCGAAACGCAAGGTGTACACGCACGTGAACAACACCAATCCCATCCTCGACCCGGAATCCCCCGAACACCAACTGCTCACGAAAATGGGCGTGGAGGTCGGCAGGGCAGGCCTCGAGGTGGAGCTGTGA
- a CDS encoding CocE/NonD family hydrolase produces the protein MTATRQDPHARMLEQVEAPMRDGVQLSGTLYRATAEPRPVLLVRTPYSEPMSRSLPVLPALDSGFAVLVQSCRGTGRSGGKLRTFESEEADGLDTVEWLRRQPWCDGRVAMFGMSYLGMTQLAIAGHRPDGLVAIAPTVTPDDYRDGLVYRQGAFQLGQALGWHLLKAAQSLGDAAARGEDVRAELARLGELAADTEAACRKLPLSDRPGIVDVLPSWRAWLERENDSGYWHDLSYAHRRAAVSVPGLHVGGWFDLFLRGTLDNYTTLAGSGTANQHLIVGPWSHADQSGIAGEVYYHGGSAQAARLEEQQLRFLRDSVSESPTSLPPVLIYVMGADRWRTENEWPPARTEWQTWYLAAHGTLSRELPAAGTARYRHDPHDPVPTVGGAILMAGSPDGGLDYQPGSRDQRGLDGRADILRFSSAVLTEDVEVTGPLRVRLFAATSANDTDFTAKLVDIHPDGRAMGIADGIVRARYRAGMDSPMPVVPGETTEYTIDLGATSQVFKAGHRIRVDIASSNFPCFDRNCGSGKPAGQVTEADFVTARQRICFGPRHPSAIQLPVIPTDR, from the coding sequence ATGACCGCGACGAGGCAAGACCCGCACGCCCGAATGCTGGAACAGGTCGAGGCGCCCATGCGGGACGGCGTCCAGCTGTCAGGGACGCTGTACCGCGCGACCGCGGAGCCGCGCCCGGTGCTGTTGGTGCGCACACCCTACAGCGAGCCGATGTCGCGGTCGCTGCCGGTCCTTCCCGCGCTCGACTCCGGTTTCGCCGTGCTGGTGCAAAGCTGCCGAGGTACCGGCCGCTCCGGAGGAAAGCTGCGCACGTTCGAAAGCGAGGAAGCCGACGGATTGGACACCGTCGAATGGTTGCGGCGGCAGCCGTGGTGCGACGGCAGGGTCGCCATGTTCGGAATGTCCTATCTGGGCATGACGCAGCTCGCGATCGCGGGTCATCGACCCGACGGCCTTGTCGCCATCGCGCCCACGGTCACACCCGACGACTACCGTGACGGCCTGGTGTACCGGCAGGGCGCCTTTCAACTCGGTCAGGCTCTCGGCTGGCACCTGCTGAAGGCGGCACAGTCGTTGGGTGACGCGGCGGCTCGTGGCGAGGACGTGCGTGCGGAACTGGCGCGGCTGGGCGAGTTGGCGGCCGACACCGAAGCCGCCTGTCGAAAGCTACCGCTGTCCGACCGGCCGGGCATCGTCGATGTCCTGCCGAGCTGGCGGGCCTGGCTGGAACGTGAGAACGACTCCGGTTACTGGCACGACCTCAGCTACGCCCACCGCCGCGCGGCCGTGAGCGTTCCCGGCCTGCACGTCGGCGGCTGGTTCGATCTCTTCCTGCGGGGAACGCTGGACAACTACACCACACTGGCCGGCTCGGGCACCGCGAACCAGCACCTGATCGTGGGTCCGTGGTCGCACGCCGACCAGTCCGGCATCGCGGGAGAGGTGTACTACCACGGCGGCAGCGCGCAGGCCGCGCGCCTGGAGGAACAGCAGTTGCGCTTCCTGCGTGACAGCGTGTCCGAGTCGCCCACCTCGCTGCCACCGGTGCTGATCTACGTCATGGGCGCCGACCGCTGGCGCACCGAGAACGAATGGCCGCCGGCCCGCACCGAATGGCAGACCTGGTACCTGGCAGCACACGGCACGCTGAGCCGCGAACTGCCCGCCGCCGGGACGGCGCGGTACCGCCACGACCCGCACGATCCGGTGCCCACCGTCGGTGGCGCCATCCTCATGGCGGGCAGCCCGGACGGCGGGCTCGACTACCAGCCGGGCTCCCGCGACCAGCGCGGCCTCGACGGCCGGGCCGACATCCTGCGGTTCAGCAGTGCAGTGCTCACCGAAGACGTCGAGGTCACCGGACCGCTGCGGGTCCGGCTGTTCGCGGCCACCTCCGCGAACGACACCGATTTCACCGCCAAGCTCGTCGACATCCACCCCGACGGCCGCGCCATGGGTATCGCCGACGGCATCGTGCGCGCCCGCTACCGCGCCGGGATGGACTCACCGATGCCGGTCGTGCCCGGCGAGACAACCGAGTACACCATCGACCTCGGTGCCACCAGCCAGGTTTTCAAAGCCGGGCACCGCATCCGCGTCGACATCGCCAGCTCCAACTTCCCGTGTTTCGACCGCAACTGCGGCAGCGGCAAACCCGCGGGTCAGGTCACCGAGGCCGACTTCGTGACGGCGCGGCAGCGGATCTGCTTCGGCCCGCGACACCCCAGTGCCATCCAGCTTCCCGTCATCCCCACCGACCGCTGA
- a CDS encoding serine/threonine-protein kinase, with product MTDESQLVGGRYRLGEWLGTGAMGVVWKGEDERLHRTVALKRLHLQPQPGSPTADVRARAMREGRIAARLLHPNAIAVFDVIEDEGDPWLVMEYLPSTSLAQVIAERGRLEPAEVAAIGRQVAAALAAAHRSGIVHRDVKPANVLLAEDGTAKISDFGISRAAGDVTLTASGFVAGTPAYFAPEVARGNDADFRSDVFSLGSTLYHAIEGAPPFGTQDNAIALLHKVSQGEIEPPGHAGPLRPVLLKLLDPDPDARPDMAQAAAELARLSAPATPRADVSTSSDRPGTVAAAARKRSTLVAALALVIVLAAGAAGWWLLSREERSHTGASGMAASREADRPSAGSGTVNPTGPSAPASPTTETTSAPSSSSEPDKPATDPARRLESALRAYYALIPGDLRAGYDRLTERFKRTRTPSFADYEAFWSRMRSVRVSDVRAGRGNTVTATITYFFVGGGSTTERHVYTLVEQGGTMAIDSQSYA from the coding sequence TTGACGGACGAGAGTCAACTGGTCGGGGGCCGCTACCGGTTGGGGGAATGGCTCGGAACCGGCGCGATGGGCGTGGTGTGGAAAGGCGAGGACGAGCGCCTGCACCGCACGGTGGCGCTGAAGCGCCTGCACCTGCAACCGCAGCCGGGGTCACCGACCGCGGACGTGCGGGCCCGTGCGATGCGGGAGGGACGCATCGCCGCGCGCCTGCTGCACCCCAACGCCATCGCCGTCTTCGACGTGATCGAGGACGAGGGCGATCCGTGGCTGGTGATGGAGTACCTGCCCTCCACCAGCCTGGCACAGGTCATCGCCGAGCGAGGCAGGCTCGAACCGGCCGAGGTCGCCGCCATCGGCAGGCAGGTGGCGGCGGCACTCGCGGCCGCGCACCGGTCGGGGATCGTGCACCGAGACGTCAAGCCCGCCAACGTGCTGCTCGCCGAGGACGGGACCGCCAAGATCTCCGACTTCGGCATCTCCCGTGCGGCGGGCGATGTCACGCTGACCGCGAGCGGATTCGTGGCCGGGACCCCGGCCTACTTCGCGCCGGAGGTCGCCAGGGGCAACGACGCCGACTTCCGCTCCGACGTCTTCTCGCTGGGTTCGACCCTGTACCATGCCATCGAGGGCGCGCCGCCGTTCGGCACGCAGGACAACGCGATCGCGTTGCTGCACAAGGTTTCCCAGGGCGAGATCGAGCCGCCCGGTCATGCGGGCCCACTGCGCCCGGTGCTGCTGAAGTTGCTCGACCCCGATCCCGACGCCCGGCCGGACATGGCGCAGGCGGCGGCCGAACTCGCCAGGTTGTCGGCACCAGCGACGCCGCGGGCGGATGTCAGCACGTCGTCGGACCGGCCCGGCACGGTCGCTGCCGCCGCGCGCAAGCGATCCACCTTGGTGGCGGCGCTGGCACTGGTCATCGTGCTGGCAGCGGGGGCGGCGGGTTGGTGGCTGCTCAGCCGGGAGGAACGGTCCCATACCGGGGCGTCCGGCATGGCCGCGTCCCGCGAGGCGGACCGGCCTTCCGCAGGCTCGGGTACGGTGAACCCGACCGGGCCGTCCGCTCCGGCGTCCCCCACAACGGAAACTACCTCGGCGCCGTCGAGTTCCTCGGAGCCCGACAAGCCCGCCACCGACCCGGCACGCCGACTCGAGTCGGCGCTGCGCGCTTACTACGCGCTGATACCCGGCGATCTGCGTGCGGGTTACGACAGGCTCACCGAGCGCTTCAAGCGCACCCGCACCCCGAGCTTCGCCGACTACGAGGCATTCTGGAGCCGGATGAGGTCGGTACGGGTGAGCGACGTGAGGGCGGGCCGTGGCAACACCGTGACCGCGACGATCACCTACTTCTTCGTGGGCGGCGGTTCGACGACGGAACGGCACGTCTACACCCTTGTCGAGCAAGGCGGCACGATGGCGATCGACTCACAGTCCTACGCGTAG
- a CDS encoding thiolase C-terminal domain-containing protein: protein MRAFVAGVGMTPFTRIGSEVTYPDLVGDAVRAALADAGVEYPALQRAAVGYVFQPSAAGQRALYDLGLTALPIVNVNNNCATGSTALVLARDWVRSGLCDVALALGFEKMTKQAMTGGSAGITTVDAHLDVMVSAHGWTQDAPMTAQFFGNAAREHMQRYGTTVRDLASVAVKNHEHSTRNRLAQFQRPYTLDEVLADKPVHGPLTRSQCSPMSDGAAAAVVVSERFVEQHGLADRAVEIVAQSLVTDTEESLRSGSMIDVVGAPMTRQATREVLDAAEVAIEDVAVLEVHDCFSINEIITYEAMGMCAQGEGGSLVRSGATTYGGRWVVNPSGGLISKGHPLGATGLAQCAELTWQLRGTAGERQVPGARLGLAHNLGLGGACVVTLYHAPQDGRELA, encoded by the coding sequence ATGAGGGCGTTCGTGGCAGGGGTCGGCATGACCCCGTTCACCAGGATCGGCTCCGAGGTCACCTACCCGGACCTGGTCGGCGACGCGGTGCGCGCCGCTCTCGCCGACGCAGGCGTCGAGTACCCAGCGTTGCAGCGTGCGGCGGTCGGGTACGTGTTCCAGCCGTCGGCGGCGGGTCAGCGGGCACTCTACGACCTCGGACTCACCGCACTCCCGATCGTCAACGTGAACAACAACTGTGCCACCGGGTCGACAGCGCTCGTGCTCGCCCGCGATTGGGTCCGCAGTGGACTGTGCGACGTCGCGTTGGCCCTCGGTTTCGAAAAGATGACCAAGCAAGCGATGACGGGCGGTTCGGCGGGCATCACCACGGTCGACGCGCACCTCGACGTCATGGTGTCCGCCCACGGCTGGACGCAGGATGCTCCGATGACGGCACAGTTCTTCGGCAATGCCGCCCGCGAGCACATGCAACGCTACGGCACGACGGTGCGCGACCTGGCAAGCGTGGCGGTCAAGAACCACGAGCACTCCACCCGCAACCGGCTCGCGCAGTTCCAGCGGCCCTACACCCTCGACGAGGTGCTCGCCGACAAACCCGTGCACGGACCGCTGACGCGCTCACAGTGCTCCCCGATGTCCGACGGAGCGGCCGCCGCGGTGGTGGTGAGCGAGCGGTTCGTCGAGCAGCACGGTCTCGCCGACCGTGCGGTGGAGATCGTCGCGCAGAGCCTGGTCACCGACACCGAGGAGTCGCTGCGTTCCGGCTCGATGATCGACGTGGTGGGCGCGCCGATGACCCGGCAGGCCACCCGGGAGGTCCTCGACGCCGCGGAAGTGGCGATCGAGGACGTGGCCGTGCTGGAGGTGCACGACTGCTTCTCCATCAACGAGATCATCACCTACGAGGCGATGGGCATGTGCGCACAGGGCGAGGGCGGTTCGCTCGTCCGCAGCGGTGCCACGACCTACGGTGGCCGCTGGGTGGTCAACCCGTCGGGCGGCCTGATCTCCAAGGGACACCCGCTCGGCGCCACCGGCCTCGCCCAGTGTGCCGAACTCACCTGGCAGCTGCGTGGCACCGCAGGCGAGCGTCAGGTGCCGGGGGCACGACTCGGACTCGCGCATAACCTGGGGCTGGGCGGCGCCTGTGTCGTCACGCTGTACCACGCCCCGCAGGACGGGAGGGAACTCGCATGA
- a CDS encoding DNA-binding protein, with amino-acid sequence MTDSPVATGTAASRRTRRTTGALQGNHRAVARAWERFASGETAVTNVRPEILASWQRCRDTYEVDPGLQSAPAASDHTDHRLDHDVLLTKLGGIAAVAGERLDREQALIAVTDGAGRVLASWGDPAVRARADDSNLAPWSVWDERTTGTNGMGTALEVTGPVTVTGPEHWCEGFHQWACAGVAIRDLVTGLPVAMLNVSRWSGEIPGQLINWLKDTAAGVESEIERRALREGEVIVREFAEVSSRRSGVFAALDLGGRVVVADDTAQAILGVPHGRPMVDVMTRWTPDIPDLPEVVRWATKRSAATQQWAGCARLVESTADAVVPVSFKPVCAGSRLVGFLCEFGSQDGDEYDEQPPTARAAPTPQRVVGVRNERIIVLAPSEIRYAEADRNTVWLSTDRGKVQAATRGLDNIERELTPFGFHRVHRRFLVNLRRVTELERGIKGELLLITDPRAPEFIPVSRRHTQEIRRVLGF; translated from the coding sequence ATGACGGACTCCCCCGTGGCTACTGGCACAGCAGCGAGTCGCCGCACCCGCAGAACGACCGGCGCCCTCCAGGGCAACCACCGCGCCGTCGCGCGCGCATGGGAACGGTTCGCCTCGGGCGAAACCGCGGTGACCAACGTCAGGCCGGAGATCCTGGCCTCGTGGCAACGGTGCCGCGACACCTACGAGGTCGACCCGGGTCTGCAGTCCGCTCCGGCGGCCTCCGATCACACCGACCACCGGCTCGATCACGACGTGTTGCTCACCAAACTCGGCGGCATCGCCGCAGTGGCGGGCGAGCGGCTGGACCGCGAGCAGGCCCTGATAGCCGTGACCGACGGTGCGGGGCGTGTGCTCGCCTCGTGGGGCGACCCTGCGGTGCGCGCCCGCGCTGACGACAGCAACCTGGCCCCGTGGTCGGTGTGGGACGAGCGAACCACGGGCACCAACGGGATGGGCACGGCACTGGAGGTGACGGGGCCGGTCACGGTCACCGGGCCCGAGCACTGGTGCGAGGGTTTCCACCAGTGGGCCTGCGCGGGTGTCGCCATCCGCGACCTGGTCACCGGCCTGCCGGTCGCGATGCTGAACGTGTCGCGCTGGTCAGGAGAGATCCCGGGCCAGCTCATCAACTGGCTGAAGGACACGGCCGCGGGTGTGGAATCGGAGATCGAGCGGCGGGCGCTGCGAGAAGGCGAGGTCATCGTCCGGGAATTCGCCGAGGTCAGCTCCCGTAGAAGCGGGGTGTTCGCGGCTTTGGACCTCGGCGGCCGCGTCGTCGTGGCGGACGACACCGCGCAGGCGATCCTCGGCGTGCCACATGGTAGGCCCATGGTCGACGTGATGACTCGGTGGACACCGGACATTCCGGACCTGCCCGAGGTGGTGCGCTGGGCCACGAAGCGATCGGCGGCCACTCAGCAGTGGGCAGGGTGTGCTCGGCTGGTGGAGAGCACAGCCGACGCCGTGGTACCGGTGAGCTTCAAGCCGGTCTGCGCCGGGAGCCGTCTCGTGGGCTTTCTCTGCGAGTTCGGCTCTCAGGACGGCGACGAGTACGACGAGCAACCACCCACCGCCCGCGCGGCCCCGACACCCCAACGTGTCGTCGGTGTCCGAAACGAGCGGATCATCGTACTGGCCCCTTCGGAGATCAGGTACGCCGAAGCCGACCGCAACACGGTATGGCTGAGCACCGACCGCGGCAAGGTCCAGGCCGCCACGCGGGGCCTCGACAACATCGAACGGGAGCTGACCCCGTTCGGCTTCCATCGGGTGCATCGGCGCTTCCTGGTCAACCTGCGCCGGGTGACCGAACTCGAACGCGGAATCAAGGGAGAGCTGCTGCTGATCACCGATCCGCGCGCACCGGAGTTCATCCCGGTCTCGCGAAGGCACACCCAGGAAATCCGGCGGGTACTCGGCTTCTGA